One Euphorbia lathyris chromosome 1, ddEupLath1.1, whole genome shotgun sequence DNA segment encodes these proteins:
- the LOC136220733 gene encoding cytochrome P450 726A27-like, which translates to MEQQNPSFPIFLSLLLFISIIFRLWKKQNQDSDLPPGPWKFPILGNLPHLLVSSDLTHQRFRALSQIYGPVMGLQIGQVPAVIISSAEAAKEVMKTQGESFAERPLVLDAQIVLYNRQDILFGSYGDHWRQMRKIWILEFLSAKRVQSSKLIRTEEVADAIRFLRSKGGSPVNLTKVIFEFTNSIMIRTAVGKNCKQKERLLSIADAVNETATSFGVADAFPSWKLLHYISGVKSKPQSLHQETDQILEDIINEHKAKKYSEADNLLDVLLNLHKNGNLPLPLTNESIKASILQMFTVGSETTSKVTEWAMAELMKNPTEMRKAQQELRRVFGETGKIDESKFQDLKFFKLVVKETLRLHPPGALIPRECRERTRIDGYEIHPKTRIIVNAWAIGRDPNTWADAGKFKPERFEDCPIDYKGTTFELIPFGAGKRICPGMNLGITNLELFLANLLYHFDWEFTDGMTPQTLDMSEAVGGAVRKKIDLKLIPIPYQVTLDSNNS; encoded by the exons ATGGAGCAGCAAAATCCCTCTTTTCCCATCTTTTTAAGCTTGCTTCTTTTTATCTCTATAATATTCAGGCTATGGAAGAAACAGAATCAGGACTCAGATCTTCCTCCAGGGCCATGGAAATTTCCAATTTTAGGTAATCTTCCTCATTTATTAGTAAGTTCTGATCTAACTCATCAACGTTTTAGAGCTTTGTCTCAAATTTATGGACCTGTTATGGGTCTTCAAATTGGCCAAGTTCCTGCTGTTATAATTTCATCAGCTGAGGCAGCCAAAGAGGTTATGAAAACTCAGGGTGAATCATTCGCGGAGCGGCCTCTCGTGTTAGATGCACAGATTGTTCTTTACAATCGGCAGGATATCTTGTTTGGTTCATATGGAGATCACTGGAGGCAGATGAGGAAAATTTGGATACTTGAATTTCTCAGTGCCAAAAGAGTTCAATCTTCCAAGTTAATCAGGACTGAAGAAGTTGCTGATGCAATCAGGTTCCTCCGTTCGAAAGGCGGATCGCCGGTCAATCTTACAAAGGTCATCTTTGAGTTTACAAATTCGATCATGATAAGAACAGCTGTGGGGAAGAATTGTAAGCAAAAAGAAAGATTGTTGAGTATTGCCGACGCAGTTAATGAGACGGCGACGAGCTTTGGCGTCGCGGATGCGTTTCCGTCGTGGAAATTACTTCATTATATTAGTGGAGTTAAGTCAAAACCCCAGAGTTTACATCAGGAAACAGATCAGATACTTGAAGATATTATTAATGAGCATAAAGCTAAGAAATATTCTGAAGCTGATAATCTTTTAGATGTTTTGTTGAATCTGCACAAAAATGGAAATCTTCCACTACCATTGACAAATGAAAGCATCAAAGCATCCATTCTG CAAATGTTTACAGTCGGAAGCGAAACAACATCGAAAGTTACAGAATGGGCAATGGCAGAGCTGATGAAGAACCCAACAGAAATGAGAAAAGCACAACAAGAGCTAAGACGAGTATTTGGCGAAACGGGCAAGATTGATGAATCGAAATTCCAAGATTTGAAATTCTTCAAATTAGTAGTCAAAGAAACTCTAAGACTACATCCTCCTGGTGCCTTGATTCCAAGAGAATGCAGAGAAAGAACACGAATTGATGGATACGAAATTCATCCGAAAACTAGAATTATTGTGAATGCTTGGGCAATTGGAAGAGATCCTAATACTTGGGCAGATGCTGGAAAGTTTAAACCCGAAAGGTTTGAAGATTGTCCTATAGATTACAAAGGGACAACATTTGAACTAATACCATTTGGTGCGGGAAAAAGAATATGTCCCGGTATGAATTTAGGTATTACCAATTTAGAGCTTTTCCTCGCAAATTTGTTATATCATTTCG